The genomic segment TCATTAGCAAAGTGTTTTCATTCTGGCCACAGAGACAGGTTTCCCTGGACCAGTCTCCTTCGTCACCTTGCTTTGAGCAGGGCGTGAATGTCGGGAAGGAAGTGGCCCTCAcatccttcatttctctcttcctgatACTGGGATGGTTTGCGGAGATGGCCCCAAGCTGAACCTTGGGTTATTATCTTGGCTTCTTAAACTGTATCAGGCCGGGAGTTTGACCCTGATTCCAGCATCTCTCTGCCTGTGATCAGCAGGGTGACTCTGGACAAGTCACATCACTTCTTTGGGCTGCAGGGTGTTTGTGAGGGGTCCCAGGCCAAGGGCCAGCTTTTGGATGAGACTTGGGGCCTTGATTTCTTTGGGGGTTAGTCACTTTCCACTGATGGCATGGTGAGTATCAAGTGGTCCCCTagggtgtgtgtgtcttggaaaaagagaaagatctaTAAGGATAATACCAGGACCCACTAGGTGTCTGGCATCCTGGTAAGCATGTTGCTGTCTAGTTTGTTTATATCTCACATCCCTTCAAGTCAGAGGATTGTCTTCCCCTTTCTGCCGGGAAGAAGCGGGGACTTGGCAGGTAAATGAAGTGCCTGAGGCTGCATGGCTCCAGGGACTGTTCTTGACCTTGAGGCTTGACAGTCCCTTTCAGCCAAGTCTTCGATGGAGCTCGAAGGCATCTTAAATATTGGCCTGCAGGGTTGGTTCGCAAgtgggaaaccgaggcccagagaggaggaaTAGCTGTGATGGGGCCTGAAGTGGCAGGTCGGGGCCTGGAACCCAGGGCCCTGTTGTCCCCATGTACCCCGAGGGCACCTCCCTCAGAGAtcgtctggctccagagtccagaATGCGCCCTTTGTGCCAGCATAATCTCTGATGATACGTGGGCCTCCCTGCTCTGAAAGCCCCGATTGTCGCTGGGAGCGTGGAGCTGGGCTGCCCACACCCCCGCCCCATCCCTTCCCGCTGTGGAGCCTTTTGTGTTCCTGGATCTCAGCACAACAGCCGGGCTGTTGATCCAGAAGGCCCAGCGTGACTGGGAGAGGGCGACCTGCCAGCGAGCACCCTGCCCAGTGGGGGTTGTCCCAGCCTGAGAGGGAGGTGAGCCCTGTCGTCTGGGCCAGAGCACTGCAGTGATGGAGACAGACCTGGGGGCggggagtcaggagacctggtTTCCAGTCCTGGTTGGGCCCCTAACTGGAGCAGAGACCTGCTCTGTGACCTGGGGAGAGTCAGGCTCCCTCTCTGGGCTCCTGACCTGTAAAGCAAGAGTTTGGATAGGAGAGAAGAGTGGAGAGCAGGTCTGGAGGGCAAAGGGAAGGCCCCAGTGCAGGCCTGGGTCTTTGGCAGTACAAGGAGCACCAGGCCTGGAACCTGGACCGCCAGagtcccagccctggcctggctgctTCAGAGAAGTGCCCCCCACCCTCTTGGGGCCTGGGTTGTCTGATTTGTGAAGGAAACAGGGTGAGTGCCTGAATCAGATGGGCACTTGGGGGCATGGCAGGGAGGTCAGGGTGGGAATGGGGGGAGGGCTGCCCAGGCACGTGGGCATCGCAGGTCAACCTGGACTTTTGGGAAACCGCGGGCTGGACTCTGGGGATGCGTGGGCCTCTTCTTTTGTAATTTCTCTGTCTAAACAGACCATCGACTTTCTGAATGACAACATTCGAAGAGGCATTGAGAACTACTATGACGACCTGGACTTCAAAAACATCATGGACTTTGTTCAGAAGGAGGTGAGCCAGGTGCTTTGGGTCAGAGGTCTGCTTTCCATGCCCTTTGCCCCCCACTCAGGACCCTGCTCAAGAAGGTGGGGACGAGGGGTCATGTGACCTATTCATTCCCAAAGCAGGTGGCTGGCCAAGCTGGGAGGCAGGGGTAGACCGTGGATGGCCACGAAAGCCTGACCTTCTCAACCAATTCTCTGCCCGCATGCCTGGCCCAGCATATTCTTGCCCTTCCTGTTCCTCTCCAGTTACACAGACCCTCCCCTCCTcaactaaagaaaacaaaaacaaagtcggGGGTAGCTGTAAGCCACCTTGCAGTGTCTCAGGGTGCCCCTGACCCGTGGGCAAAGACCCTTCTTCTTTGAGGTGGGAGTGACCTCCAGGCCACCAAGTTCCAAGTTCCCTCCTCCAGCATCAGTGATGGGGAGCTCACCCCCTGGCCAAGTCCAGGCCAGCCCTGATGGGGAGAGAGCTCTTCCCTGAGGCCATTTCCCCCTGCACTGGAGAACAGAGCAAGACTTCTTTCCGCCCACGCCGCTTCTTTGAGTGTGATGGTGGTCACTTGGGGATGTCGTTGCTCTTCCCAAGGTCCACCCAAGTCTCTGGGTGTAACAACAGTAATAGTCGCAGGGCCAGCTTCTGCCTTCAGGGGCCTCTCAACGTCAATCTCACTTAGTCCTGAGCCTCTAGTTCCTCATCTGCCTCTGGGGGATACTAACGGTCCCTTCCTTTTGGCCGTGTCATGAGATGGCCTTGACCTATTTCAGAGGTGGTTACAGCAGTGCCAGGCATGTGATGCGACTTCCGTCAGCATCAGCTTCCGTGGTCATCATCCTCATGTCCTCCTAGGAGAGGACAAGCAGAGGTGGAGGGCCGAGGGCCCACTCAGCCCTGGCAGCGCTTCTTAGGACATGACCTTGGGGACATCAGCTGGCCTGGTCCCCTGTGCCAGCCCGCAATGGAGACCAACATACCACCACACCCTGGGCCACCATGGTGGCCACTCCCTTGGCTCAGGCCTTCGCTGTAGTCACAACAGGTGCAGCCTCTGGGAGGCCCTTCCCTGCCAGGGATGTGCCTGCCAGCTCTGGCTGTCGAGTGGTGCAGAATGTTTTTATTGGAACCAACCTTCATTCTGGCTTGAGGATTTCATTTCTCCCAGGGTGGAATGGTGGAATGATTCATGCTCATCATGCACCTGCttggtgccaggccctgtgctgagcaCCTCAGGCACGGCTTCTCTTTGTAATTCTCAGCTCAGCTGTGCAGAGCTGGCATTGCTTGTCCTGCTTTCTGGATGAGGATCTGAGGCCTAGAGAGGCTGattgacttgcccaaagtcacacagcctggAGTGGGGGTATAAGGATTTGAACTGTGGTCTGTCTGATGGCAAGCAAATGCCTTCACACTGCACCCCACAGAGGCACTTCCAGGTCCCCAAACTGATAGCACAAAAGGCTCTGTGGGGGCTCTGAAAGGGGATCTGCTTTGTGTTTCTGCTAAAACCTCTGACCATATCACTCTCCCGGTTAAACCCCCCAGTGACTTCCCATTACTCAGAACACCATCCAGCTCGCTGCTTATTCTGGCTGACAAGGCTTTGCATGGTCCGGCCTCATCCCCTCCACCCTGACTCGCTCTGCTCCAGACACACTGCACGCATGCCTGCCACTGAAATATAACTAGCCCATCTCTGTGTGGGGCCTTTGTACATCTTGTCTGGCTTTTTCCTGTTGTCCATGTTTCAGATTAAATGGCATCTCCTCAGAGCGGCCTTTCCTGACCTGTCCCCCCTCCTTCCTGTTTGCCGTTTCCCCGGTACCCAGCACTACTCACTGCCCTTTGCATGAGGtcttccccaccaccccctgcccatCTCCCTCTGCAGACATGTCCCgtgtgggcagggctgtggtGCTTTTGCTAACCTGTCTCTCCAGCACAcagaataatgcctggcacacaccAGCATCTCCAGGCTTTGGCATCTGAACAGGGGGAGAGACAGGGAAGGGCTCAGCTGAGGGGGAATTGATGCCAGCCTTGCCTTCGCTTCAGCCCtgcacccaggccagggagtgatgTGTGTGCCCCTTTGCAAAAGACGGgacaggcagagctggggctggtgAAGAAAAGGTCGGTGTGGTTCAGGGACCCCTGGGTTGTGGGGCTCCCTTAGAATCATAGTCTCTGGGACCTCAAAGGCCAGTTTCTCTGGTTGGGTTCCTGCATGGAGGACGTGAAGATGTCAAGGAAGCACTTTCTCTCCAGTGTTTCGTCACCACCCAACTACCCCACCAAAACGCTACCCAGCCTTGGCTTGCATGGCTCTCTAGGGACGGGGCTCTCACTACCTCCTGGGCAGCCATGCTGCTTTTGATGAGCTCTGACCTGACAGTGGATGCTTCGTGGGCTCCCCACAGCTCCCCCTACCAGGGTGACCCACATCACAGATCACATCATCTCCTGGCAGAGCCCCTCCCTGCCGTCTGCCTGGGGCCTTGGTGGTGACCGTGACAGTGACCACCCTTCTCTTCCCGGCTTGCTTCCTCCCTCAGTTTAAGTGCTGTGGCGGGGAAGACTACCGAGACTGGAGCAAAAACCAGTACCACGACTGCAGCGCCCCGGGACCTCTGGCCTGCGGGGTGCCCTACACCTGCTGCTTCAGAAACACGGTACCCACTGCTCCCGGGGCCTCCTGGCTCTCAAATATTTCTCTCATCTTTGAAGACAGGGGTTGGGGGGTAGAGTTAGACAGCGGGTGGTGTCATTGCCTCAAGGGCTACTGAAGGGGGTGAAtctgggcgtgggggtggggaacgCTCACTTTATTAGTAGTGGTCGATAACATCTGTGTGccagactgttttgttttgttttttccttggtagttttagggccatacccgcggcatatggaggttcccaggctaggggtccaattggagctgtagccactggcctacgtcagagccacagcaactcgggatccaagccgcatctgcgacctataccacagctcacggcaacacagctcatggcagtgccggatccttaacccactgggatcgaacctgccttctcatggatgccagtcaggttccctaactgctgagccatgacaggaacgcctaggTTCTTTAGTTGTATTCACTCATTTTGTCCTTTCAACAACGCCGTGCGGCAGCTACTATTGTTTtacccattgtacagatgaggaagttgggACCCCAAAAGGTCAGTGCCTTGCCCCAGGTGGATGGGGCTGGGATGACATACAGGCAGGTACTGTCAGAGCTGCGGCCCCAACTCGCTTGctggccaggctgggggctgagcaGCATGTCCGGCTCAGCAGCCAGACCCAGAGGGTCGGAGCAGGGACCTGCGCTTTGGCAGCGCTGATGGACATTGGGCTTGACTTTCTGGAGATCATCAACAGCAGGGACTTGGGAGGGGTCTGGTGATATAAACGCCGGCCTCCGCCTCATCCCAGCAGGGTGCTTTCAGCTCTGTCACCTCCTTGGCCACTTGGGAGGTTGTCCTGTGCCCTCATTGCTTATAAATGAGAGGCTCAGTTGGTCCTCAGTGTTTGACAAATGTAGCCAAAAACTGCCTGGTTTCTGGATTGGAATGAGGCAGAGAGCTTTGCAATTACTCATGCCCCGAAGAGTCATGGAAAATTTCTCTTCTGACATCTCCACCGTTCTGTGCCCACTGTCGGATTCTGTAAACCGAGCAGCTGCTGGTGTTGGTGGGGGCCTCACTTATGAGTCAGGAGCCAGTGCCAAGTGCATTAGTCCTAAAAAGGCTGGGCCCAGAGGGGAGGTTTGCTTAGAAATTGTAGCTGCCATTTTAGGGTAGCTCTCTGTGCAGGGGGAGTGCTGGGGTGGAGCCCAGGGTTTTCAGAGTAGCCTGTGGGGAATGATCCCAAACTTCATCACCCAGGGCAGTGACTCCTGAATGTCCAGGTTGAGACATGGAAGCCCAGCTTgtatttgttcactcattcattccacaagtatttactgaggACCTGGCCAGATGCAGTTCTAGGTTCTGAGTATACAGAAAACATACAGGGAACTCTCTACCTGCATGGAGCTGACCTTCTAGTGGGGAAAACcgacaagcaaaataaataagcaaaagagaTGGTATGCTAGGAGGTAATACATGgctaaggagaaaaacaaacaggggCTTGGAGCGTTGCAAATTTAGGTAGGTACTGAGAAGgtgggtgctcagtaaacactggAGGAAGTGAAGGAATAAGCCAGGTGTATCTGGTGGTAGGCAATCCTGGTAgagagaacagcaagtgcaaaggccctgaggtgggaattGCCCTGGTGAGTTTGCAAAACAGTGCAGAGACCAGTGTGACTGGAGCAGAGCGAgcatgggggcgggggatggTGGCAGACGAAGTCAGGGAGATCATGGGGCTCCGAAGGCCAGGGTCGGGACTTTGATTCCCTTGAGTGTCAAGGAGTCAAGTGACAGAGCTTTAATGACCTATGGCAGAGCCGACTTGGGATTTACCAGGACTACCCTGGCTGTTGTGGGGAGTCTGGTTAGGGGTTAGTGGGGTGGTCCAGGTGTCACAGGTCATGCTGTGCAGGAAGCGGGCTCTGAGATGCCAGTTAGTGAGCAGCAGGCTTAGCAGGAGGTGCGCTCAGGGCCGGCCCCTGTAAGGGAGATGGTGGAAGCAGGGCTGGGCTGAGCAATGATTCCGTCTCATTGGGGTGCTCAGCTGCATCTGCGGGGTGATCTGGGATGATCCTTCACAGTTTTCTACTGGGGCATGGGACCAGGCCTTCATACCCTCACAGTGACCAGCATTACATTAGTACAGGGTCCCACTCAGGAAGGGACTTGCTGGCTTATTcatcagagaagcagaaccaatagggtgtgtgtgtgtgtgtgtgtgtgtgtgtgtgtgtgtgtgtgtgtaaagagatttattatacaAAGCTGGCTCACTGAATTATGGAGGCAGGCAAGCCTCAAGGTCTTCAGGGTGAGTCAGCAGGATAGAACCCCAGAAGAACCAATGGTTTAGGtccagtctgagtccaaaggccagagaaccaggagagctgatggtgtAGTTCCTGTTTAAGGCTGGTAGGCTCAAGACCCAGGAAGAGCTGATGTTTTAGTGCAGGTTTGAAGTCAGGCAGGAAGAGGTCACCCTTACTTGAGGGAAGGGCAgccttttttgttctatttgggccttcaactgattggatgaggcccacccatatGGGAGGgtcatctgctttactcagtctccTGATGTAAAtgttaatttcaggagttcctgtcatggcccagtgtgttacgaacctgactagtatccacgaggatgcaggtttgacccctggcctcgctcagcaggttaaggatctggcatggctgtggctgtggcatagaccggcagctatagctccaattcaacccctagcctgcaaaaaaaaaaaaaaaaagttaatttcattgaaaaacaCCCAGAATGATGTTTACCTAGATATCTAGGTGTGTTCCTCCCACCTCAGGGAGCCTAGAAAAGAGCCGTGGGCTCTGGGTGTAAGGGAGGCCTCTGCCACTACATGTCTGTTTCCTGAGGGCAGGGGTGGTTCTATCTCCAAGGCTGGAAGCACTGTGAAGAGTAAGCTTACTCTTGTCACCTTACATACCATatagtttacttatttattatgttCATTTTCTGTTCCATGAAGGTAAGGACTTAGTTTTATTCTTCTGTATTCCCAACACCTGGGATGGAGAGTGGTACACAATGGGTGCTCAACATTTGCTCAGtagtgactgaatgaatgaacaaatgaaggcGGAAGCACCTGCTCCCATCATGCGCTCGTGAACCTGCTCCCCAGGCCTGCCCCTCCCCATGGGGGTCATGTTCATGGCCCAGAGGAGCCGCAAACACCGACCCATGTGAAGTGGATGTTGGGTATTTTGGGTCTGAGGGCGTCTGGGGGACAGTCTAGACTGAGGGAGGGTATTTTGCACACACACCAGaccctgtgccttttttttttttttattcaaattccatttttttaagtttaaaaagtccAGATTGAGTGGCAGCCAAAGCACTTCCACTCGGGCCTCTCAGCTGGATGAGGGGTGGGGTGATGTTTACACTGATCTAGATGAGGTCTAATGTTCAACCCACCCTTTTGGATGGAGAGTTGGTAGCCCTCCTTGCCTCCCAGGGACTGGAATTGTGTCCAGAGTCACTCCAGGCAGCGTCCCTGTGTTCTGCCATATGCCCGTCCCTGGGATGGGCACTTTGTGTGTATATCTCACTTTATATTCAAAACAGCCCCAGCGGTACATTCTCAGATCACTGTTGCTTTATGAAAGAGACCAAAgaatcttttcattcattcattcaacaaatccttattgaggagttctcatgatggctcagcagcttaagaacccaactagtatccatgaagatgcaggttccatccctggcctctcagtgggttaaggatccagcattgccgtgagctgtggcgtaggttgcagatgtggctcagatcccatgttgctgcggctgagGCGTCTGCCAGCTTCCTCTCATTTTCTACAAAATTGAGGAGACAGCACAAGGACTCAGGCAGCGATGGGAAGTCCCCCTGCCAGCCCGGTGACAGGTCTGCTGGGAAGTGATTTGCCGGGTCTGGGGCCGACCACAGCTTTTCCTGTTGCCTGGATTAGTCAGCTGCCCAGAGTTACCGAGAGCAGCTCTCTTTCCAGGAAGGAGCTGGGGCGGCACTTCCACTGGTGAGGTGACTCTCTGCAGGGCAGGGAATCGGGGTCAAAGGCTGGCCTTGACCTCAGGTAAACCTCAGCTGGCCAGGGGCCTGGCTGTGGTCTGGGGTTTTCCTTCAGCAGAGCAGGAGCAGCCTGGCCCTGATCTCAGAAAAGGACATGACCATATCAGCAAAGCTGGGCCTCCAGGGCCGCTGCAAGGGAGGATCCTGGGGCAGTGCCCTTTCCTCCGGGTTCCTAGGCTGTGTGGTCATCACACCCAAGCACCAGGGGACTCACGTTCCCGCCTTTCTTCCCTGGGCATCTCTTGGAGGCAGGAGCTTAAGATGCAGACtcgagccaggctgcctgggtgagAACCTCAGCTCCATCCACGCTGGACGGTGCAACTCTCTGCCCCCACCgcctctctctctattttttaaaaagttttattgaagcgtagttaatttacaaggccgtgataatttctgctatacagcaaagtgacgcagtcatacatatacacatatctgttctctctcagattcttttcccacacagatcatcacagaatactggctagggctctctgtgctatacagcaggtccctgttggccagtcattccatatacctcagtgtgcatatgccagtcccaaacccctagtccctccctctcaccctcccccttgggtaaccataagtttttcaaagtctgtgagtctgtttctgttctacaaattagttcatttgtatcctattttagatttcacatataggtgatatcatatgatgtttgtctttcactgtctaacttcactgaGTGTGATGGGGACAGTGCaacactctgtgcctcagttctttCATCCATAAAATtgagaggggggtggggggacaggtgTTTTCTACAGCGGGTACCATGTACATGTCAGCTAACACTCATTTCTGTTTCAGACAGAAGTTGTCAACACCATGTGTGGCTACAAAACTATTGACAAGGAGGTAATGTCTTTGAAATCTCTTTCCTCCAGAAAGGTTGCTCTTCCTGCCCGATCCCCAGGGTGATCGGAGGGGTTGCACGGGGTGAGGCTTCTGGCCACCGAGATTCCCCAGCCTTCCTGGCTGTGAACAGGAGCAAGGACTGCCAGGGTTCTCTACCCCTACCCAGACACGGAAGGACTCAGGGAGCCAAGGATCCCCCCAGGCTGGGAGAGGCGGCTGCCAGGGTTTGCCTAGCACCAGCTGTGTGATGCCACCCTGCCCTCACCAGGGCCTCCTGCATGTCCCTGTGCCCAGCTATGCTCAGCACCAGCCTGCCCGTGCCCTTGGGGCGGCCACTGTGCAGACAGCTCACACCGGCTCCTTCAGGCTGGGAGTCAGGAGCCTCTGGGGGATGACAGCCTCCAGAGGGTCTCTCCTGGGTCAGCTTCCTGGACATCTCCTTGGCCTGGGAGAGAAGCTGAGGTGGCGCCGAGAAGGGACCTAAAGATAATGGTGATTTGAGATGCCTCTGAGCAGTGGTTCTCTCTAAGTGAGGTCGAgggaccagcagcaacagcagcccctaggaacttgctagaaatgcatgttctggagttcccatcatggcgcagtggttaatgaatccgactaggaaccatgaggttgcgggttcggtccctgcccttgctcagtgggttaacgatctggcgttgccgtgagctgtggtgtaggttgcagacgcggctcggatcccgcgttgctgtggctctggcgtaggccggtggctacagctccgattagacccctagcctgggaacttccatatgccacgggagcggcccaagaaatagcaaaaagacaaaaaataaaataaaattaaataaaatttaaaaaaaaaaaaagcatgttcttGGTGGGGCACAGTAGGTGATCGGGACACACATTTAAGATGGAAAATCATAGGCCACCAGGGGTTCTCCAGCCATCAGACCCAGTGGCCCGTTTTTATAATAAACACTCAGTAATGCCCTGTTTATTATTCTGAAACGAAAATCACAGATAATATAACCTACCTAGACACCCAGTTCCAAAACAGGTAACATAATGACCTGagataatagaagaaataagataaaacaacTTACAGCTGCATAATGTATTTCAACGTGTATATGCTCAGAGGCTAGATAGATACAGCTTGAGACCCAGCAAAGTGGCTGGGCATTGGCACTGCCAGGCGCAGGTGATACCTGGGTGAGGATATTGTGTGGCAAACTTGCATACCATGGGTATATCTTTGCCATtttcatggtttttaaaaatggtgaacAATTCTTGGTAAAGTTccgaacaggagttcccttgtgggctcagtgagttaaggacccattgttgtcactgctgtggctgcatttGCTGCTGTAGTACTGgttacaatccctggcctggaaaactctgcatgccatgggcacagccaaaaaaaaaaaaaaatactctaaagaaaataaagtgtaatTGTTCCTTAGTTTACCTAATACTATTTCCGCAGAATTCAGTGTATAATAAAACCACACAGaaaacattttggtttttatatgTCCCTGGAGTTAGGCTTTGGGCTCAAATCGTTATGGATGGGTTTTCCTCCACCCAGATGTCCACTGGGCATCTAAGAGGCAGgtaggctgggcagctgttcGTGGAGTAGGATTGCCCTGAGTTCCGCAgtccctcagcccccacccccaatcgCCGTGGCACCCAGAAGCACCGCAGTGCCCTCTCGGAAACAGTACCGCCTGTTGAGACCTGGTGGTCTAGAGCCACCTTCTCGCGTTGCCTGTGagaacctgaggcccagagaggctgagggaCCCGGAGTGAGTGTGGCGGAGTTGGGTCCcgggctcccaggccagggctcagccaGCCTCCTCCCCGTGCAGCGCCTCAGCGTGCAGAACATCATCTACGTGCGGGGCTGCACCAACGCCGTGCTCATCTGGTTCATGGACAACTACACCATCATGGCCGGGCTCCTGCTGGGCATCCTGCTGCCCCAGGTgggcttctcctccctcccctagggcgtgggggtggggtgggcagcctGAGGGTTCAGAGAACGTGTGGCTTGGGGACTACAGAGCGAAGAGAGGGGACAAGGGGCTGAAGTGAAGGGGGCTCTTGTACCAGCAATCTGGGCTCACCCTGGGGGCGCTGGGTGGCTGGAAGTGGAGGGTGAATGGCCAGGTAGGGACACAGCTGGGGTGGAGACTGGACTCCCAGAATGGAAGGGCCTCTAATGGTAGGGCCCAGGGAGGGTGTGTAGGATCTCCTGGGAAGGGCAGAGGGGGACCCAGGCTGGGGATGCTGGGATggcgggggctggggctgcaTGGGGGGTCTCCTAGATCCCCAGCAGGCTCTCACTCCTGCCACCCCGACCCCGCAGTTCCTGGGGGTGCTGCTGACATTCCTGTACATCACCCGCGTGGAGGACATCATCATGGAGCACTCTGTCACCGACGGGCTCCTGGGGCCTGGCGTCAAGCCCAGTGCGGAGGCAGCAGGTG from the Phacochoerus africanus isolate WHEZ1 chromosome 15, ROS_Pafr_v1, whole genome shotgun sequence genome contains:
- the TSPAN15 gene encoding tetraspanin-15, encoding MPRGDSEQVRYCARLSYLWLKFSLVIYSTVFWLIGGLVLSVGIYAEVERQKYKTLESAFLAPAIILILLGVIMFIVSFVGVLASLRDNLCLLQAFMYILGLCLIIELIGGVVALIFRNQTIDFLNDNIRRGIENYYDDLDFKNIMDFVQKEFKCCGGEDYRDWSKNQYHDCSAPGPLACGVPYTCCFRNTTEVVNTMCGYKTIDKERLSVQNIIYVRGCTNAVLIWFMDNYTIMAGLLLGILLPQFLGVLLTFLYITRVEDIIMEHSVTDGLLGPGVKPSAEAAGAGCCMCYPN